From the Homo sapiens chromosome 1, GRCh38.p14 Primary Assembly genome, one window contains:
- the MSTO1 gene encoding protein misato homolog 1 isoform X3, whose translation MAGEAHHTQRGTLSQEPLSPRLSECRGLRLGEQKGGYAVWPANSRRTKQPLPLNCLELNVDFSDPSQGVLSSDGVWRVKSIPNGKGSSPLPTATTPKPLIPTEASIRVWSDFLRVHLHPRSICMIQKYNHDGEAGRLEAFGQGESVLKEPKYQEELEDRLHFYVEECDYLQGFQILCDLHDGFSGVGAKAAELLQDEYSGRGIITWGLLPGPYHRGEAQRNIYRLLNTAFGLVHLTAHSSLVCPLSLGGSLGLRPEPPVSFPYLHYDATLPFHCSAILATALDTVTVPYRLCSSPVSMVHLADMLSFCGKKVVTAGAIIPFPLAPGQSLPDSLMQFGGATPWTPLSACGEPSGTRCFAQSVVLRGIDRACHTSQLTPGTPPPSALHACTTGEEILAQYLQQQQPGVMSSSHLLLTPCRVAPPYPHLFSSCSPPAVESIPVFGALCSSSSLHQTLEALARDLTKLDLRRWASFMDAGVEHDDVAELLQELQSLAQCYQGGDSLVD comes from the exons ATG GCAGGGGAAGCTCACCACACACAAAGAGGAACTCTATCCCAAGAACCCTTATCTCCAAGACTTTCTGAGTGCAGAG GACTGCGACTCGGTGAACAGAAAGGAGGCTATGCGGTGTGGCCAGCCAACTCAAGGAGGACGAAGCAACCTTTGCCTCTAAACTGCCTGGAACTAAATGTCGATTTTTCTGACCCCTCCCAGGGAGTGCTGAGTAGTGATGGTGTCTGGAGGGTCAAATCCATTCCCAATGGCAAAG GTTCCTCACCACTCCCCACCGCTACAACTCCAAAACCACTTATCCCTACAGAGGCCAGCATCAGGGTCTGGTCAGACTTCCTCAGAGTCCATCTCCATCCCCGGAGCATCTGTATGATTCAGAAGTACAACCACGATGG GGAAGCAGGTCGGCTGGAGGCTTTTGGCCAAGGGGAAAGTGTCCTAAAGGAACCCAAGTACCAGGAAGAGCTGGAGGACAGGCTGCATTTCTACGTGGAGGAATGTGACTACTTGCAG GGCTTCCAGATCCTGTGTGACCTGCACGATGGCTTCTCTGGGGTAGGCGCGAAGGCGGCAGAGCTGCTACAAGATGAATATTCAGGGCGGGGAATAATAACCTGGGGCCTGCTACCTGGTCCCTACCATCGTGGG GAGGCCCAGAGAAACATCTATCGTCTATTAAACACAGCTTTTGGTCTCGTGCACCTGACTGCTCACAGCTCTCTTGTCTGCCCCTTGTCCTTGGGTGGGAGCCTGGGCCTGCGACCCGAGCCACCTGTCAGCTTCCCTTACCTGCATTATGAT GCCACTCTGCCCTTCCACTGCAGTGCCATCCTGGCTACAGCCCTGGACACAGTCACTGTTCCTTATCGCCTGTGTTCCTCTCCAGTTTCCATGGTTCATCTGGCTGACATGCTGAGCTTCTGTGGGAAAAAG GTGGTGACAGCAGGAGCAATCATCCCTTTCCCCTTGGCTCCAGGCCAGTCCCTTCCTGATTCCCTGATGCAGTTTGGAGGAGCCACCCCATGGACCCCACTGTCTGCATGTGGGGAGCCTTCTGGAACACGTTGCTTTGCCCAGTCAGTGGTGCTGAGGGGTATAGACAGAGCATGCCACACAAG CCAGCTCACCCCAGGGACACCTCCACCCTCTGCCCTTCATGCATGTACCACTGGGGAAGAAATCTTGGCTCAGTATTTACAACAGCAGCAGCCTGGAGTCATGAG TTCTTCCCATCTGCTGCTGACTCCCTGCAGGGTGGCTCCTCCTTACCCCCACCTCTTCTCAAGCTGCAGTCCACCGG CAGTGGAGAGCATCCCAGTGTTTGGGGCACTGTGTTCCTCTTCGTCCCTGCACCAGACCCTGGAAGCCTTGGCCAGAGACCTCACCAAACTCGACTTGCGGCGCTGGGCCAGCTTCATGGATGCTGGAGTGGAGCACGATGACGTAGCAGAGCTGCTGCAGGAGCTACAAAGCCTGGCCCAGTGCTACCAGGGTGGTGACAGCCTCGTGGACTAA
- the MSTO1 gene encoding protein misato homolog 1 isoform 10 (isoform 10 is encoded by transcript variant 17), producing MIQKYNHDGEAGRLEAFGQGESVLKEPKYQEELEDRLHFYVEECDYLQGFQILCDLHDGFSGVGAKAAELLQDEYSGRGIITWGLLPGPYHRGEAQRNIYRLLNTAFGLVHLTAHSSLVCPLSLGGSLGLRPEPPVSFPYLHYDATLPFHCSAILATALDTVTVPYRLCSSPVSMVHLADMLSFCGKKVVTAGAIIPFPLAPGQSLPDSLMQFGGATPWTPLSACGEPSGTRCFAQSVVLRGIDRACHTSQLTPGTPPPSALHACTTGEEILAQYLQQQQPGVMSSSHLLLTPCRVAPPYPHLFSSCSPPGMVLDGSPKGAAVESIPVFGALCSSSSLHQTLEALARDLTKLDLRRWASFMDAGVEHDDVAELLQELQSLAQCYQGGDSLVD from the exons ATGATTCAGAAGTACAACCACGATGG GGAAGCAGGTCGGCTGGAGGCTTTTGGCCAAGGGGAAAGTGTCCTAAAGGAACCCAAGTACCAGGAAGAGCTGGAGGACAGGCTGCATTTCTACGTGGAGGAATGTGACTACTTGCAG GGCTTCCAGATCCTGTGTGACCTGCACGATGGCTTCTCTGGGGTAGGCGCGAAGGCGGCAGAGCTGCTACAAGATGAATATTCAGGGCGGGGAATAATAACCTGGGGCCTGCTACCTGGTCCCTACCATCGTGGG GAGGCCCAGAGAAACATCTATCGTCTATTAAACACAGCTTTTGGTCTCGTGCACCTGACTGCTCACAGCTCTCTTGTCTGCCCCTTGTCCTTGGGTGGGAGCCTGGGCCTGCGACCCGAGCCACCTGTCAGCTTCCCTTACCTGCATTATGAT GCCACTCTGCCCTTCCACTGCAGTGCCATCCTGGCTACAGCCCTGGACACAGTCACTGTTCCTTATCGCCTGTGTTCCTCTCCAGTTTCCATGGTTCATCTGGCTGACATGCTGAGCTTCTGTGGGAAAAAG GTGGTGACAGCAGGAGCAATCATCCCTTTCCCCTTGGCTCCAGGCCAGTCCCTTCCTGATTCCCTGATGCAGTTTGGAGGAGCCACCCCATGGACCCCACTGTCTGCATGTGGGGAGCCTTCTGGAACACGTTGCTTTGCCCAGTCAGTGGTGCTGAGGGGTATAGACAGAGCATGCCACACAAG CCAGCTCACCCCAGGGACACCTCCACCCTCTGCCCTTCATGCATGTACCACTGGGGAAGAAATCTTGGCTCAGTATTTACAACAGCAGCAGCCTGGAGTCATGAG TTCTTCCCATCTGCTGCTGACTCCCTGCAGGGTGGCTCCTCCTTACCCCCACCTCTTCTCAAGCTGCAGTCCACCGGGTATGGTTCTGGATGGTTCCCCCAAGGGAGCAG CAGTGGAGAGCATCCCAGTGTTTGGGGCACTGTGTTCCTCTTCGTCCCTGCACCAGACCCTGGAAGCCTTGGCCAGAGACCTCACCAAACTCGACTTGCGGCGCTGGGCCAGCTTCATGGATGCTGGAGTGGAGCACGATGACGTAGCAGAGCTGCTGCAGGAGCTACAAAGCCTGGCCCAGTGCTACCAGGGTGGTGACAGCCTCGTGGACTAA
- the MSTO1 gene encoding protein misato homolog 1 isoform 13 (isoform 13 is encoded by transcript variant 22), whose protein sequence is MIQKYNHDGEAGRLEAFGQGESVLKEPKYQEELEDRLHFYVEECDYLQGFQILCDLHDGFSGVGAKAAELLQDEYSGRGIITWGLLPGPYHRGEAQRNIYRLLNTAFGLVHLTAHSSLVCPLSLGGSLGLRPEPPVSFPYLHYDATLPFHCSAILATALDTVTVPYRLCSSPVSMVHLADMLSFCGKKVVTAGAIIPFPLAPGQSLPDSLMQFGGATPWTPLSACGEPSGTRCFAQSVVLRGIDRACHTSHRLMVVLALFWQPAHPRDTSTLCPSCMYHWGRNLGSVFTTAAAWSHEFFPSAADSLQGGSSLPPPLLKLQSTGYGSGWFPQGSSSGEHPSVWGTVFLFVPAPDPGSLGQRPHQTRLAALGQLHGCWSGAR, encoded by the exons ATGATTCAGAAGTACAACCACGATGG GGAAGCAGGTCGGCTGGAGGCTTTTGGCCAAGGGGAAAGTGTCCTAAAGGAACCCAAGTACCAGGAAGAGCTGGAGGACAGGCTGCATTTCTACGTGGAGGAATGTGACTACTTGCAG GGCTTCCAGATCCTGTGTGACCTGCACGATGGCTTCTCTGGGGTAGGCGCGAAGGCGGCAGAGCTGCTACAAGATGAATATTCAGGGCGGGGAATAATAACCTGGGGCCTGCTACCTGGTCCCTACCATCGTGGG GAGGCCCAGAGAAACATCTATCGTCTATTAAACACAGCTTTTGGTCTCGTGCACCTGACTGCTCACAGCTCTCTTGTCTGCCCCTTGTCCTTGGGTGGGAGCCTGGGCCTGCGACCCGAGCCACCTGTCAGCTTCCCTTACCTGCATTATGAT GCCACTCTGCCCTTCCACTGCAGTGCCATCCTGGCTACAGCCCTGGACACAGTCACTGTTCCTTATCGCCTGTGTTCCTCTCCAGTTTCCATGGTTCATCTGGCTGACATGCTGAGCTTCTGTGGGAAAAAG GTGGTGACAGCAGGAGCAATCATCCCTTTCCCCTTGGCTCCAGGCCAGTCCCTTCCTGATTCCCTGATGCAGTTTGGAGGAGCCACCCCATGGACCCCACTGTCTGCATGTGGGGAGCCTTCTGGAACACGTTGCTTTGCCCAGTCAGTGGTGCTGAGGGGTATAGACAGAGCATGCCACACAAG CCACAGACTAATGGTGGTTTTGGCTTTGTTCTGGCAGCCAGCTCACCCCAGGGACACCTCCACCCTCTGCCCTTCATGCATGTACCACTGGGGAAGAAATCTTGGCTCAGTATTTACAACAGCAGCAGCCTGGAGTCATGAG TTCTTCCCATCTGCTGCTGACTCCCTGCAGGGTGGCTCCTCCTTACCCCCACCTCTTCTCAAGCTGCAGTCCACCGGGTATGGTTCTGGATGGTTCCCCCAAGGGAGCAG CAGTGGAGAGCATCCCAGTGTTTGGGGCACTGTGTTCCTCTTCGTCCCTGCACCAGACCCTGGAAGCCTTGGCCAGAGACCTCACCAAACTCGACTTGCGGCGCTGGGCCAGCTTCATGGATGCTGGAGTGGAGCACGATGA
- the MSTO1 gene encoding protein misato homolog 1 isoform X2: MAGEAHHTQRGTLSQEPLSPRLSECRGLRLGEQKGGYAVWPANSRRTKQPLPLNCLELNVDFSDPSQGVLSSDGVWRVKSIPNGKGSSPLPTATTPKPLIPTEASIRVWSDFLRVHLHPRSICMIQKYNHDGEAGRLEAFGQGESVLKEPKYQEELEDRLHFYVEECDYLQGFQILCDLHDGFSGVGAKAAELLQDEYSGRGIITWGLLPGPYHRGEAQRNIYRLLNTAFGLVHLTAHSSLVCPLSLGGSLGLRPEPPVSFPYLHYDATLPFHCSAILATALDTVTVPYRLCSSPVSMVHLADMLSFCGKKVVTAGAIIPFPLAPGQSLPDSLMQFGGATPWTPLSACGEPSGTRCFAQSVVLRGIDRACHTSQLTPGTPPPSALHACTTGEEILAQYLQQQQPGVMSSSHLLLTPCRVAPPYPHLFSSCSPPGMVLDGSPKGAAVESIPVFGALCSSSSLHQTLEALARDLTKLDLRRWASFMDAGVEHDDVAELLQELQSLAQCYQGGDSLVD; this comes from the exons ATG GCAGGGGAAGCTCACCACACACAAAGAGGAACTCTATCCCAAGAACCCTTATCTCCAAGACTTTCTGAGTGCAGAG GACTGCGACTCGGTGAACAGAAAGGAGGCTATGCGGTGTGGCCAGCCAACTCAAGGAGGACGAAGCAACCTTTGCCTCTAAACTGCCTGGAACTAAATGTCGATTTTTCTGACCCCTCCCAGGGAGTGCTGAGTAGTGATGGTGTCTGGAGGGTCAAATCCATTCCCAATGGCAAAG GTTCCTCACCACTCCCCACCGCTACAACTCCAAAACCACTTATCCCTACAGAGGCCAGCATCAGGGTCTGGTCAGACTTCCTCAGAGTCCATCTCCATCCCCGGAGCATCTGTATGATTCAGAAGTACAACCACGATGG GGAAGCAGGTCGGCTGGAGGCTTTTGGCCAAGGGGAAAGTGTCCTAAAGGAACCCAAGTACCAGGAAGAGCTGGAGGACAGGCTGCATTTCTACGTGGAGGAATGTGACTACTTGCAG GGCTTCCAGATCCTGTGTGACCTGCACGATGGCTTCTCTGGGGTAGGCGCGAAGGCGGCAGAGCTGCTACAAGATGAATATTCAGGGCGGGGAATAATAACCTGGGGCCTGCTACCTGGTCCCTACCATCGTGGG GAGGCCCAGAGAAACATCTATCGTCTATTAAACACAGCTTTTGGTCTCGTGCACCTGACTGCTCACAGCTCTCTTGTCTGCCCCTTGTCCTTGGGTGGGAGCCTGGGCCTGCGACCCGAGCCACCTGTCAGCTTCCCTTACCTGCATTATGAT GCCACTCTGCCCTTCCACTGCAGTGCCATCCTGGCTACAGCCCTGGACACAGTCACTGTTCCTTATCGCCTGTGTTCCTCTCCAGTTTCCATGGTTCATCTGGCTGACATGCTGAGCTTCTGTGGGAAAAAG GTGGTGACAGCAGGAGCAATCATCCCTTTCCCCTTGGCTCCAGGCCAGTCCCTTCCTGATTCCCTGATGCAGTTTGGAGGAGCCACCCCATGGACCCCACTGTCTGCATGTGGGGAGCCTTCTGGAACACGTTGCTTTGCCCAGTCAGTGGTGCTGAGGGGTATAGACAGAGCATGCCACACAAG CCAGCTCACCCCAGGGACACCTCCACCCTCTGCCCTTCATGCATGTACCACTGGGGAAGAAATCTTGGCTCAGTATTTACAACAGCAGCAGCCTGGAGTCATGAG TTCTTCCCATCTGCTGCTGACTCCCTGCAGGGTGGCTCCTCCTTACCCCCACCTCTTCTCAAGCTGCAGTCCACCGGGTATGGTTCTGGATGGTTCCCCCAAGGGAGCAG CAGTGGAGAGCATCCCAGTGTTTGGGGCACTGTGTTCCTCTTCGTCCCTGCACCAGACCCTGGAAGCCTTGGCCAGAGACCTCACCAAACTCGACTTGCGGCGCTGGGCCAGCTTCATGGATGCTGGAGTGGAGCACGATGACGTAGCAGAGCTGCTGCAGGAGCTACAAAGCCTGGCCCAGTGCTACCAGGGTGGTGACAGCCTCGTGGACTAA
- the MSTO1 gene encoding protein misato homolog 1 isoform 11 (isoform 11 is encoded by transcript variant 19), which yields MIQKYNHDGEAGRLEAFGQGESVLKEPKYQEELEDRLHFYVEECDYLQGFQILCDLHDGFSGVGAKAAELLQDEYSGRGIITWGLLPGPYHRGEAQRNIYRLLNTAFGLVHLTAHSSLVCPLSLGGSLGLRPEPPVSFPYLHYDATLPFHCSAILATALDTVTVPYRLCSSPVSMVHLADMLSFCGKKVVTAGAIIPFPLAPGQSLPDSLMQFGGATPWTPLSACGEPSGTRCFAQSVVLRGIDRACHTSQLTPGTPPPSALHACTTGEEILAQYLQQQQPGVMSSSHLLLTPCRVAPPYPHLFSSCSPPGMVLDGSPKGAVESIPVFGALCSSSSLHQTLEALARDLTKLDLRRWASFMDAGVEHDDVAELLQELQSLAQCYQGGDSLVD from the exons ATGATTCAGAAGTACAACCACGATGG GGAAGCAGGTCGGCTGGAGGCTTTTGGCCAAGGGGAAAGTGTCCTAAAGGAACCCAAGTACCAGGAAGAGCTGGAGGACAGGCTGCATTTCTACGTGGAGGAATGTGACTACTTGCAG GGCTTCCAGATCCTGTGTGACCTGCACGATGGCTTCTCTGGGGTAGGCGCGAAGGCGGCAGAGCTGCTACAAGATGAATATTCAGGGCGGGGAATAATAACCTGGGGCCTGCTACCTGGTCCCTACCATCGTGGG GAGGCCCAGAGAAACATCTATCGTCTATTAAACACAGCTTTTGGTCTCGTGCACCTGACTGCTCACAGCTCTCTTGTCTGCCCCTTGTCCTTGGGTGGGAGCCTGGGCCTGCGACCCGAGCCACCTGTCAGCTTCCCTTACCTGCATTATGAT GCCACTCTGCCCTTCCACTGCAGTGCCATCCTGGCTACAGCCCTGGACACAGTCACTGTTCCTTATCGCCTGTGTTCCTCTCCAGTTTCCATGGTTCATCTGGCTGACATGCTGAGCTTCTGTGGGAAAAAG GTGGTGACAGCAGGAGCAATCATCCCTTTCCCCTTGGCTCCAGGCCAGTCCCTTCCTGATTCCCTGATGCAGTTTGGAGGAGCCACCCCATGGACCCCACTGTCTGCATGTGGGGAGCCTTCTGGAACACGTTGCTTTGCCCAGTCAGTGGTGCTGAGGGGTATAGACAGAGCATGCCACACAAG CCAGCTCACCCCAGGGACACCTCCACCCTCTGCCCTTCATGCATGTACCACTGGGGAAGAAATCTTGGCTCAGTATTTACAACAGCAGCAGCCTGGAGTCATGAG TTCTTCCCATCTGCTGCTGACTCCCTGCAGGGTGGCTCCTCCTTACCCCCACCTCTTCTCAAGCTGCAGTCCACCGGGTATGGTTCTGGATGGTTCCCCCAAGGGAGCAG TGGAGAGCATCCCAGTGTTTGGGGCACTGTGTTCCTCTTCGTCCCTGCACCAGACCCTGGAAGCCTTGGCCAGAGACCTCACCAAACTCGACTTGCGGCGCTGGGCCAGCTTCATGGATGCTGGAGTGGAGCACGATGACGTAGCAGAGCTGCTGCAGGAGCTACAAAGCCTGGCCCAGTGCTACCAGGGTGGTGACAGCCTCGTGGACTAA
- the MSTO1 gene encoding protein misato homolog 1 isoform b (isoform b is encoded by transcript variant 2) yields MAGGAREVLTLQLGHFAGFVGAHWWNQQDAALGRATDSKEPPGELCPDVLYRTGRTLHGQETYTPRLILMDLKGSLSSLKEEGGLYRDKQLDAAIAWQGKLTTHKEELYPKNPYLQDFLSAEGVLSSDGVWRVKSIPNGKGSSPLPTATTPKPLIPTEASIRVWSDFLRVHLHPRSICMIQKYNHDGEAGRLEAFGQGESVLKEPKYQEELEDRLHFYVEECDYLQGFQILCDLHDGFSGVGAKAAELLQDEYSGRGIITWGLLPGPYHRGEAQRNIYRLLNTAFGLVHLTAHSSLVCPLSLGGSLGLRPEPPVSFPYLHYDATLPFHCSAILATALDTVTVPYRLCSSPVSMVHLADMLSFCGKKVVTAGAIIPFPLAPGQSLPDSLMQFGGATPWTPLSACGEPSGTRCFAQSVVLRGIDRACHTSQLTPGTPPPSALHACTTGEEILAQYLQQQQPGVMSSSHLLLTPCRVAPPYPHLFSSCSPPGMVLDGSPKGAVESIPVFGALCSSSSLHQTLEALARDLTKLDLRRWASFMDAGVEHDDVAELLQELQSLAQCYQGGDSLVD; encoded by the exons ATGGCGGGCGGGGCCCGGGAGGTGCTCACACTGCAGTTGGGACATTTTGCCGGTTTCGTGGGCGCGCACTGGTGGAACCAGCAG GATGCTGCGCTGGGCCGAGCGACCGATTCCAAGGAGCCCCCGGGAGAGCTGTGCCCCGACGTCCTGTATCGTACGGGCCGGACGCTGCACGGCCAGGAGACCTACACGCCGCGACTCATCCTCATGGATCTGAAGG GTAGTTTGAGCTCCCTAAAAGAGGAAGGTGGACTCTACAGGGACAAACAGTTGGATGCTGCAATAGCATG GCAGGGGAAGCTCACCACACACAAAGAGGAACTCTATCCCAAGAACCCTTATCTCCAAGACTTTCTGAGTGCAGAG GGAGTGCTGAGTAGTGATGGTGTCTGGAGGGTCAAATCCATTCCCAATGGCAAAG GTTCCTCACCACTCCCCACCGCTACAACTCCAAAACCACTTATCCCTACAGAGGCCAGCATCAGGGTCTGGTCAGACTTCCTCAGAGTCCATCTCCATCCCCGGAGCATCTGTATGATTCAGAAGTACAACCACGATGG GGAAGCAGGTCGGCTGGAGGCTTTTGGCCAAGGGGAAAGTGTCCTAAAGGAACCCAAGTACCAGGAAGAGCTGGAGGACAGGCTGCATTTCTACGTGGAGGAATGTGACTACTTGCAG GGCTTCCAGATCCTGTGTGACCTGCACGATGGCTTCTCTGGGGTAGGCGCGAAGGCGGCAGAGCTGCTACAAGATGAATATTCAGGGCGGGGAATAATAACCTGGGGCCTGCTACCTGGTCCCTACCATCGTGGG GAGGCCCAGAGAAACATCTATCGTCTATTAAACACAGCTTTTGGTCTCGTGCACCTGACTGCTCACAGCTCTCTTGTCTGCCCCTTGTCCTTGGGTGGGAGCCTGGGCCTGCGACCCGAGCCACCTGTCAGCTTCCCTTACCTGCATTATGAT GCCACTCTGCCCTTCCACTGCAGTGCCATCCTGGCTACAGCCCTGGACACAGTCACTGTTCCTTATCGCCTGTGTTCCTCTCCAGTTTCCATGGTTCATCTGGCTGACATGCTGAGCTTCTGTGGGAAAAAG GTGGTGACAGCAGGAGCAATCATCCCTTTCCCCTTGGCTCCAGGCCAGTCCCTTCCTGATTCCCTGATGCAGTTTGGAGGAGCCACCCCATGGACCCCACTGTCTGCATGTGGGGAGCCTTCTGGAACACGTTGCTTTGCCCAGTCAGTGGTGCTGAGGGGTATAGACAGAGCATGCCACACAAG CCAGCTCACCCCAGGGACACCTCCACCCTCTGCCCTTCATGCATGTACCACTGGGGAAGAAATCTTGGCTCAGTATTTACAACAGCAGCAGCCTGGAGTCATGAG TTCTTCCCATCTGCTGCTGACTCCCTGCAGGGTGGCTCCTCCTTACCCCCACCTCTTCTCAAGCTGCAGTCCACCGGGTATGGTTCTGGATGGTTCCCCCAAGGGAGCAG TGGAGAGCATCCCAGTGTTTGGGGCACTGTGTTCCTCTTCGTCCCTGCACCAGACCCTGGAAGCCTTGGCCAGAGACCTCACCAAACTCGACTTGCGGCGCTGGGCCAGCTTCATGGATGCTGGAGTGGAGCACGATGACGTAGCAGAGCTGCTGCAGGAGCTACAAAGCCTGGCCCAGTGCTACCAGGGTGGTGACAGCCTCGTGGACTAA
- the MSTO1 gene encoding protein misato homolog 1 isoform X4: MAGEAHHTQRGTLSQEPLSPRLSECRGLRLGEQKGGYAVWPANSRRTKQPLPLNCLELNVDFSDPSQGVLSSDGVWRVKSIPNGKGSSPLPTATTPKPLIPTEASIRVWSDFLRVHLHPRSICMIQKYNHDGEAGRLEAFGQGESVLKEPKYQEELEDRLHFYVEECDYLQGFQILCDLHDGFSGVGAKAAELLQDEYSGRGIITWGLLPGPYHRGATLPFHCSAILATALDTVTVPYRLCSSPVSMVHLADMLSFCGKKVVTAGAIIPFPLAPGQSLPDSLMQFGGATPWTPLSACGEPSGTRCFAQSVVLRGIDRACHTSQLTPGTPPPSALHACTTGEEILAQYLQQQQPGVMSSSHLLLTPCRVAPPYPHLFSSCSPPGMVLDGSPKGAAVESIPVFGALCSSSSLHQTLEALARDLTKLDLRRWASFMDAGVEHDDVAELLQELQSLAQCYQGGDSLVD; this comes from the exons ATG GCAGGGGAAGCTCACCACACACAAAGAGGAACTCTATCCCAAGAACCCTTATCTCCAAGACTTTCTGAGTGCAGAG GACTGCGACTCGGTGAACAGAAAGGAGGCTATGCGGTGTGGCCAGCCAACTCAAGGAGGACGAAGCAACCTTTGCCTCTAAACTGCCTGGAACTAAATGTCGATTTTTCTGACCCCTCCCAGGGAGTGCTGAGTAGTGATGGTGTCTGGAGGGTCAAATCCATTCCCAATGGCAAAG GTTCCTCACCACTCCCCACCGCTACAACTCCAAAACCACTTATCCCTACAGAGGCCAGCATCAGGGTCTGGTCAGACTTCCTCAGAGTCCATCTCCATCCCCGGAGCATCTGTATGATTCAGAAGTACAACCACGATGG GGAAGCAGGTCGGCTGGAGGCTTTTGGCCAAGGGGAAAGTGTCCTAAAGGAACCCAAGTACCAGGAAGAGCTGGAGGACAGGCTGCATTTCTACGTGGAGGAATGTGACTACTTGCAG GGCTTCCAGATCCTGTGTGACCTGCACGATGGCTTCTCTGGGGTAGGCGCGAAGGCGGCAGAGCTGCTACAAGATGAATATTCAGGGCGGGGAATAATAACCTGGGGCCTGCTACCTGGTCCCTACCATCGTGGG GCCACTCTGCCCTTCCACTGCAGTGCCATCCTGGCTACAGCCCTGGACACAGTCACTGTTCCTTATCGCCTGTGTTCCTCTCCAGTTTCCATGGTTCATCTGGCTGACATGCTGAGCTTCTGTGGGAAAAAG GTGGTGACAGCAGGAGCAATCATCCCTTTCCCCTTGGCTCCAGGCCAGTCCCTTCCTGATTCCCTGATGCAGTTTGGAGGAGCCACCCCATGGACCCCACTGTCTGCATGTGGGGAGCCTTCTGGAACACGTTGCTTTGCCCAGTCAGTGGTGCTGAGGGGTATAGACAGAGCATGCCACACAAG CCAGCTCACCCCAGGGACACCTCCACCCTCTGCCCTTCATGCATGTACCACTGGGGAAGAAATCTTGGCTCAGTATTTACAACAGCAGCAGCCTGGAGTCATGAG TTCTTCCCATCTGCTGCTGACTCCCTGCAGGGTGGCTCCTCCTTACCCCCACCTCTTCTCAAGCTGCAGTCCACCGGGTATGGTTCTGGATGGTTCCCCCAAGGGAGCAG CAGTGGAGAGCATCCCAGTGTTTGGGGCACTGTGTTCCTCTTCGTCCCTGCACCAGACCCTGGAAGCCTTGGCCAGAGACCTCACCAAACTCGACTTGCGGCGCTGGGCCAGCTTCATGGATGCTGGAGTGGAGCACGATGACGTAGCAGAGCTGCTGCAGGAGCTACAAAGCCTGGCCCAGTGCTACCAGGGTGGTGACAGCCTCGTGGACTAA